A genomic segment from Lytechinus variegatus isolate NC3 chromosome 10, Lvar_3.0, whole genome shotgun sequence encodes:
- the LOC121422623 gene encoding dentin sialophosphoprotein-like, whose translation MAKYDVDRFENPPDEDLICCICQCVLDNPLESPCRHVFCKVCIETWLTNRSNCPNCRKRLRISKLKPVLPIVRNMINRLLIICENREHGCTGGIKLEMYDKHVQNCDFAPIKCLNTGCGQTVLRKNMLAHEQTCKYRLIMCKKGCGLPISMEKLKKHNCLDELKKSMTAMEEQYKQRLLELEAKLNTKIQVLEDRIKAMEENCQQDYGSGWGSARDSYSSMAGFDESDSPSRDMEYTDIQDFEENNDDDSNSYYYSGNEDNDFESTPEYQEAQTYEVYSPDEPHVEEEQQGHDEEEEEEVGEEEEDSDTAFFLNSDMDSNNDSEGDLNDSLLDSSDSDSIADDQEPVQVYEVSPTSPHSDHNLHQEDSSLIENVSYEEVSDPVSVNSPHSSTHRDRGRRDQHRQHQDGDRDQQTGFHEEQSLTHDGAPAEGFYPRDNNYDNEHSSLCSLRVEYGSSGRASPRENEQGYASEPVEEPEANLSSNVLEPIIIHVDPQSGDGRRHPDEASRRRRRSRETNRAHRRSSRNKRSRHSSNRDRTGQPSQASDAASEHDAPLPGGHQEETAASRDGREYFYGVPVDESDSSADPPWERKSEDVSSDVSISDESLLMYDSFDDDDDDDDFLSSSPEVYEKFISSLHNVDSSESDKTWVPDDPASDIDGVEDNTADPANRHGEDTDQLNSETPDRSGSQEDPRQVAQSRRSSRTRLSRRTRSRQGDRPASDRDPASRSSDSETVNPTRKRPVTEDSSSESENTEDSKQHPAWKRRR comes from the exons ATGGCTAAATATGATGTTGATCGCTTTGAGAATCCTCCTGATGAAGACCTTATCTGCTGCATCTGTCAGTGTGTCCTTGATAACCCCCTGGAGAGTCCCTGCCGTCATGTCTTCTGCAAGGTCTGCATCGAGACATGGCTCACCAATCGCAGCAACTGTCCCAACTGCCGCAAACGACTTCGCATCTCCAAGCTTAAACCAGTTCTCCCAATCGTCAGGAACATGATCAACCGGCTCTTAATCATTTGCGAAAACAGGGAACATGGCTGCACTGGGGGAATCAAGCTTGAGATGTATGATAAACATGTCCAGAACTGTGACTTTGCTCCGATCAAGTGCTTGAATACAGGGTGTGGACAGACTGTGCTAAGGAAGAACATGCTGGCCCATGAACAGACTTGCAAATATCGCCTGATCATGTGTAAGAAAGGGTGTGGGTTACCGATCTCCATGGAGAAGCTGAAGAAGCACAACTGCTTGGATGAGCTGAAGAAAAGTATGACAG CTATGGAGGAGCAGTACAAGCAGCGACTCCTTGAATTAGAAGCCAAGTTAAATACAAAAATTCAAGTTCTGGAGGATCGTATAAAAGCTATGGAAGAGAACTGTCAACAGGACTATGGCTCAGGCTGGGGATCAGCGAGAGATTCATATTCGTCTATGGCCGGTTTTGATGAGAGCGATTCGCCGAGTAGGGATATGGAGTACACAGACATTCAAGATTTTGAGGAGaataatgatgacgatagtAATTCATACTATTACTCTGGCAATGAAGATAATGACTTTGAAAGCACTCCTGAGTACCAGGAAGCACAGACCTATGAAGTGTATTCCCCTGATGAACCTCATGTGGAAGAAGAGCAGCAGGGGCATGacgaggaggaggaagaagaagttggagaagaggaggaagattcAGACACTGCATTCTTTCTCAATTCTGATATGGACAGCAACAATGACTCAGAGGGTGATCTCAACGATTCCTTGCTTGACAGCAGCGATTCTGATTCCATTGCGGATGATCAGGAACCTGTTCAAGTCTATGAAGTTAGCCCAACAAGCCCTCACTCTGACCATAACCTGCACCAGGAGGATTCCTCTTTGATTGAAAATGTGAGTTATGAGGAAGTGAGTGATCCAGTATCTGTCAATTCCCCCCATAGCAGCACTCACCGAGATCGTGGAAGGAGAGACCAGCATAGGCAACACCAGGATGGGGACAGAGATCAGCAGACTGGCTTTCACGAAGAGCAATCTCTTACTCATGATGGAGCACCTGCTGAGGGATTTTATCCCCGtgacaataattatgataatgaacaCTCATCTCTGTGCAGCCTTCGTGTTGAATATGGCAGCTCGGGAAGAGCTTCCCCCCGTGAGAATGAGCAGGGTTATGCATCTGAACCTGTGGAAGAACCAGAGGCAAACCTTTCATCCAATGTTCTTGAACCGATTATAATTCACGTAGATCCTCAGAGTGGAGATGGGAGGAGACATCCAGATGAGGCAAGCAGGAGAAGGCGAAGGAGCCGCGAAACCAACAGGGCACATCGCAGGAGCTCAAGGAATAAAAGGAGCCGTCACTCCAGTAATAGAGACAGGACTGGGCAACCTTCCCAAGCATCTGATGCAGCCTCTGAGCATGATGCTCCCCTTCCTGGAGGTCACCAGGAGGAAACTGCCGCTTCAAGAGATGGAAGGGAATATTTCTATGGCGTTCCCGTGGATGAATCAGACTCCAGTGCAGACCCACCATGGGAGAGAAAGTCAGAAGATGTCTCTTCAGATGTGAGTATCTCTGACGAATCATTGCTCATGTACGATTCTttcgacgatgatgacgatgatgatgattttctAAGTAGCAGCCCGGAAGTGTATGAAAAGTTCATTTCTTCTCTTCACAATGTGGACTCAAGTGAAAGTGATAAGACATGGGTTCCTGATGACCCAGCTTCTGACATTGATGGTGTCGAGGACAACACTGCTGACCCTGCTAATCGTCATGGTGAAGATACAGACCAATTAAACTCAGAGACCCCTGACAGGAGTGGCTCTCAAGAAGACCCCAGACAGGTTGCCCAGTCTCGCCGCAGTTctaggacaagattatctaGAAGGACTAGGTCTAGACAAGGTGATAGGCCAGCGTCAGACAGGGATCCAGCGAGTCGATCATCAGATAGTGAGACTGTTAACCC GACAAGAAAGAGACCGGTGACAGAAGATAGCAGTTCAGAGAGCGAGAACACTGAGGATAGCAAGCAACATCCCGCATGGAAGAGGAGaagataa